Within Anopheles bellator unplaced genomic scaffold, idAnoBellAS_SP24_06.2 scaffold01781_ctg1, whole genome shotgun sequence, the genomic segment AGTCTTGGATAAATAGTTACGGACAGtcccccctattacagaactcgtacggtggattcgagtgaacttctcgttctcaATTGTCGAACTCGACGGTCGGTAtcacggttttcgattcgagaagctccgagtgctaaatgtgctaaaatgtgctaaaaagcttaaatgtgaaagcttgtcaagctcttcgagtacgaactgtcattctagtgcatttttgtaaacattgcattgGTAAACAAAGAGCAGTTCAGTTGTGCGTGCGATTCTTGCCATTATATTAAATTCAAAGATGATTTCCgtgtattacgttttcgatagcgacagtgatagcgaagaaattgaaaatgtaacgattcatcgcaaaatattgcgatgtaaatccgacccactgaatttcTCATCAGCAGAGTAAGTGtgcacgaaatcgaaaatgatcaaccgatttttcttttatgtaaTCATGTTGTTGCAGGtttaagaaaaattttcgaatCTCtaaggaaatgtttttgaccatactttccgaaattgaaaccaaatttCCGCCATCGAAGGGAGCAGGTCTGACGCCAAAAGAGAAATTGGCGGCTACATTACGATTTTTGGCTGAAGGCAGCTACCAACAAAGCGTCGGTCAAGATTGGAATGTGGCAATTGCCCAGTCGACGTTTTCAGTTATATTTCgccaaacattgaaaatattgGAAGAAACACAGTGCCCAAAACGGATTAAGCTAGAAATGGATGACAGTGAACAACAAGAAGCACGGCTATATTTTTATGAGCAAAGTGGAATCCCGGGTATCGTAATGTGTGCAGACGGCACGCATGTTAAAATCATAGCGCCGAAGGATAACAGGGATCAGTACTACAATAGGAAAGGCTTTTACAGTTTAAATGTGTTGATGGTAAGTCCGATGTGAATGATTCCAATCATAGCTTTCTATaaaagtgtttcttttatatttaaagATTTGTGACCATAAAATGGCTATCCAATACGTCAACGCTGCGTACAGTGGAGCAAATCATGATGCTCATATATGGGCAGTCTCTGGCGTAGATAACTTTTTTGCCGAGAAATATCGAAGTGGAAATACAGTTTTTAATGTACTGGGTAAGTAACATTTTGCTTACAGCAAGTACCATTGCACGTTCAGAGAAACATTTTGTTGTACGAACATTccatttttaaacttttaattttacttacaGCTGATTCCGCGTATCCAAACCATGGATTGTAACGCCGAATAGAAATACAACTGTAAATTCTCCGGAAGCCGTTTATAATAACCGCCATGCCAAGGCAAGAAATATTATCGAAAgaagttttggtttgttgaagaaCAGGTTTAGGTGTCTGCTAGGAGCGAGACAGCTCCATTATGATCCGGTTATCGCCGGAAGAATAACGAATGTGTGTTGCGCATTACACAATTTTTGTATTAGCGAAAATATAATGGATCAGTAGatctctcttttttctattcATTTTCTTAATAATAAGTTATATCAAtaagttaataaataatttatcattaaaaaaatctgGTTGAGTATTATAATAcaaacagagctgctctttccgcagcaaaaagttgacggaagccggattgtcgaaTTCGACAATTCATTCGAGTTTGATAATGCCGtgactgccgcgatagcaaaatgaacgcGG encodes:
- the LOC131214659 gene encoding putative nuclease HARBI1, with the protein product MISVYYVFDSDSDSEEIENVTIHRKILRCKSDPLNFSSAEFKKNFRISKEMFLTILSEIETKFPPSKGAGLTPKEKLAATLRFLAEGSYQQSVGQDWNVAIAQSTFSVIFRQTLKILEETQCPKRIKLEMDDSEQQEARLYFYEQSGIPGIVMCADGTHVKIIAPKDNRDQYYNRKGFYSLNVLMLSIKVFLLYLKICDHKMAIQYVNAAYSGANHDAHIWAVSGVDNFFAEKYRSGNTVFNVL